ATTTATTTTAGCTTTTCATACAGCCCAAACAATAGCCGTTTAATATACAGATATACAAGGTACGGGGGGATTTATTTGAAACAGCAAGCGCTGCTAACAAGAAGGAAAATCAACTGGAAAGAAAATGCTTTTGCCTATGCTTTGCTTCTTCCTTCCCTAATATTGCTTGCGCTTTTTACATTCTATCCGACGATTAAATCGGTGTATTTGAGTTTCTTCAGCTCTACACTATCCGTCCAGAAGTTTGTTGGATTCGAGCAATATGCCCACGTTTTGCAAGATGAAGTGTTTATGAAAGTAATGAAAAACAATATGCTTCTTTCTATCGGCACCGTGCCGACAAGTCTATTATTGGCCATTTATTTAGCTGTTTGGGTGAATAACAAACTGAAGGGAACGAGCATTCTACGAGCTGCCTTTTTCTATCCGACAATAATCCCGATGATTGCGATAGCGAACATCTGGTTGTTCATTTATACGCCTGATTATGGTTTGCTGGACAAATTTCTGGGTTTTATAGGTGTACCGACACATAACTGGTTAGGGGATCC
Above is a genomic segment from Paenibacillus sp. HWE-109 containing:
- a CDS encoding carbohydrate ABC transporter permease, with translation MKQQALLTRRKINWKENAFAYALLLPSLILLALFTFYPTIKSVYLSFFSSTLSVQKFVGFEQYAHVLQDEVFMKVMKNNMLLSIGTVPTSLLLAIYLAVWVNNKLKGTSILRAAFFYPTIIPMIAIANIWLFIYTPDYGLLDKFLGFIGVPTHNWLGDPHWVTFSMIIMVIWKEAGFFMIFYLAGLQNLPREVYEAAEVEGARPWHVFRKITFPLLMPTTLFVLIIAITNSFKLVDHLYIMTKGGPDNASNLLLYHIYETAFSFWDMGRASVLTVVLLVILLAVSIFNYAYLDKRVHY